Proteins encoded within one genomic window of Nonomuraea gerenzanensis:
- a CDS encoding SDR family NAD(P)-dependent oxidoreductase: protein MSGRAVLVTGASRGIGRAVAAAFAAQGDRVAIHHRDSAEEADGLLRELPGGGHAVVRADLADPEAVRAMVDAAARELGGAIDVLVNNAGRYFHHPVTDLSYQEWQDAWRRTLEVNLLGAANAIWCALPYMPPGARIVNVSSRGAFRGEPDAPAYGASKAGLNAMSQSLAVALAPRGIAVAAVAPGFVETDMTNEHLKAPRGDAIRAQSPFGRVARPEEIAAAVLYLASPDAEWASGAVLDLNGASYLR from the coding sequence ATGAGCGGACGTGCAGTTCTTGTCACCGGAGCATCGCGAGGCATCGGACGGGCGGTCGCGGCGGCGTTCGCCGCGCAAGGAGACAGGGTGGCGATTCACCACCGCGACTCCGCCGAGGAGGCCGACGGGCTGCTCCGCGAGCTGCCCGGCGGGGGGCACGCCGTGGTGCGCGCCGACCTGGCCGACCCCGAGGCCGTCAGGGCCATGGTGGACGCGGCGGCGCGGGAGCTGGGCGGCGCGATCGACGTGCTGGTCAACAACGCGGGCAGGTACTTCCACCACCCCGTCACCGACCTGTCGTACCAGGAGTGGCAGGACGCCTGGCGGCGCACGCTGGAGGTGAACCTGCTGGGCGCGGCCAACGCGATCTGGTGCGCGCTGCCGTACATGCCGCCCGGCGCCCGGATCGTCAACGTCTCCTCGCGCGGCGCCTTCCGCGGCGAGCCCGACGCGCCCGCCTACGGCGCCAGCAAGGCGGGGCTCAACGCGATGAGCCAGTCGCTGGCCGTGGCCCTGGCCCCGCGCGGCATCGCGGTGGCCGCCGTGGCCCCCGGCTTCGTCGAGACGGACATGACCAACGAGCACCTCAAGGCGCCGCGCGGCGACGCCATCCGCGCCCAGAGCCCGTTCGGCAGGGTGGCGCGGCCCGAGGAGATCGCCGCGGCCGTCCTCTACCTGGCCTCGCCGGACGCCGAGTGGGCCAGCGGCGCCGTACTCGACCTCAACGGAGCCTCCTACCTGCGCTGA
- a CDS encoding DUF4352 domain-containing protein translates to MAARRTRPAQGQTARVGGALTLQGTDPALKVSVTLNRVINPATPASDFLKPQSGNKLAAVEITLTNAGQAVYTDAPTTGAWLIDAEGRQYRFSLSNVTEGQSFGGTVTVNAGDSRKGVIVFEVPEAVRLTTFQFGLNYGIASQKGEWTLS, encoded by the coding sequence GTGGCGGCGCGGCGAACCCGGCCCGCGCAGGGACAGACCGCCCGCGTGGGCGGCGCGCTCACCCTCCAGGGCACCGACCCCGCCCTGAAGGTGAGCGTCACCCTGAACCGCGTTATCAACCCCGCCACCCCCGCCTCCGACTTCCTGAAGCCGCAGTCCGGCAACAAGCTCGCCGCCGTCGAGATCACCCTCACCAACGCGGGCCAGGCCGTCTACACCGACGCCCCCACGACCGGCGCCTGGCTGATCGACGCCGAGGGCCGGCAGTACCGCTTCTCGCTCTCCAACGTCACCGAGGGCCAGAGCTTCGGCGGCACCGTGACGGTCAACGCGGGCGACTCGCGCAAGGGCGTGATCGTGTTCGAGGTGCCGGAGGCGGTGCGGCTGACCACGTTCCAGTTCGGCCTGAACTACGGGATCGCCAGCCAGAAGGGCGAGTGGACGCTGTCCTGA
- a CDS encoding sulfotransferase family protein has translation MKVIGAGFGRTGTRSLKAALELLGLGPCYHMSTVIAEPYRVRQWLDVGEGRTRDWDALFAGFRSALDWPASAYWRELAAHYPEAKVILTVRDPGRWYESVSATIFRSALEQRGRPPLRRRAIRWLVARRSPDFALYPRMTRATFVDPVFGGRIDDREHVIEVFERHVAEVRATIPAERLLVFETGDGWEPLCAFLGVPVPDAPYPQANERAAFRRKRPRRLARLILRGR, from the coding sequence GTGAAGGTGATCGGCGCGGGCTTCGGCCGTACGGGCACGAGGTCACTGAAGGCGGCACTCGAACTGCTCGGACTCGGGCCCTGCTACCACATGTCCACCGTCATCGCGGAGCCGTACCGGGTGCGGCAGTGGCTCGACGTCGGTGAGGGGCGCACGCGGGATTGGGACGCGCTGTTCGCCGGGTTCCGGTCGGCGCTCGACTGGCCCGCCTCCGCGTACTGGCGGGAGCTGGCCGCACACTACCCCGAGGCCAAGGTCATCCTGACCGTCCGCGACCCGGGACGCTGGTACGAGAGCGTCAGCGCCACCATCTTCCGCAGCGCCCTGGAACAGCGGGGGAGGCCGCCGCTGCGGCGGCGCGCGATCCGGTGGCTGGTGGCCAGGCGGTCGCCGGACTTCGCCCTGTACCCGCGGATGACCAGGGCGACCTTCGTCGACCCGGTCTTCGGCGGGCGCATCGACGATCGCGAGCACGTCATCGAGGTCTTCGAACGGCACGTCGCCGAGGTCAGGGCCACCATCCCGGCCGAGCGGCTGCTGGTCTTCGAGACGGGGGACGGGTGGGAGCCGCTGTGCGCGTTCCTCGGGGTGCCCGTGCCGGACGCGCCCTACCCGCAGGCCAACGAGCGGGCCGCGTTCCGGCGCAAACGGCCGCGGCGGCTGGCCCGGCTGATCCTGCGCGGGCGATGA
- a CDS encoding class I adenylate-forming enzyme family protein — protein sequence MLFPSPLIEALRKAPATPAFEHGGRTVTRAELLELIRRLAGAMREAGLGPGRALAVRTEVTPEAFAAHMAAHALGCRVVGVRPGYPPGQLAHVLAMDVDAVLVDPLTATPQLMTKRTLSLGPVPGAADLLAHPDDGRPLEVTARPGDVAALTFTSGSTGRPKGCAITYQALTEHWAWQPRGWGPTAAAFARAFERYLLFGTLASMVVLEFLAPCLLGGGTAVIPEDDGRPMFPYAIERYRITGSIITVPRLFRMLELLDSADVSSLRALMVSGSPIAPRRLRAAAERLGPVVYQGYGQTEAGNVAMLTPAHIAAGIVAPVGLPHPGVELSVRDEAGDDLPPGRTGEIHVRSPYVMAGYWGDEAETRDTLRDGWLRTRDLGHVDAAGFLHLEGRSRDVVMVNAMVVYAGPIERVLTAHPDVDEAYVVGAPDEGTGEAVHAFVVPAPGRVPDQATLAARVRAELGEDSVPKTITVVPGVPIATSGKPDKRALLAQHGGGLF from the coding sequence ATGCTCTTCCCGTCCCCCCTGATCGAGGCGCTGCGCAAGGCCCCCGCGACCCCCGCCTTCGAGCACGGCGGCAGGACCGTCACCCGCGCCGAGCTGCTGGAGCTGATCCGCCGGCTGGCGGGCGCCATGCGCGAGGCGGGCCTGGGCCCCGGCCGGGCGCTCGCCGTCCGCACGGAGGTCACGCCCGAGGCGTTCGCCGCGCACATGGCCGCGCACGCGCTGGGCTGCCGCGTCGTCGGGGTCCGCCCCGGCTACCCGCCCGGCCAGCTCGCCCACGTGCTCGCCATGGACGTCGACGCCGTCCTCGTGGACCCGCTCACCGCCACGCCGCAGCTCATGACCAAGCGCACGCTCTCGCTCGGGCCCGTGCCCGGCGCCGCCGACCTGCTGGCCCATCCGGACGACGGCCGTCCGCTGGAGGTGACCGCCCGGCCCGGCGACGTGGCCGCCCTGACCTTCACCAGCGGCAGCACCGGCCGCCCCAAGGGCTGCGCGATCACCTATCAGGCGCTCACCGAGCACTGGGCGTGGCAGCCGCGCGGGTGGGGGCCCACGGCGGCGGCCTTCGCCCGCGCCTTCGAGCGGTACCTGCTGTTCGGGACGCTGGCGAGCATGGTGGTGCTGGAGTTCCTGGCGCCGTGCCTGCTCGGCGGGGGCACGGCGGTCATCCCGGAGGACGACGGGCGGCCGATGTTCCCGTACGCGATCGAGCGGTACCGCATCACCGGGTCGATCATCACCGTGCCGAGGCTGTTCAGGATGCTGGAGCTGCTGGACTCGGCGGACGTGTCGAGCCTGCGGGCGCTGATGGTGTCGGGCTCGCCGATCGCCCCGCGCCGGCTCAGGGCCGCCGCCGAGCGGCTCGGCCCCGTCGTCTACCAGGGGTACGGGCAGACCGAGGCGGGCAACGTGGCCATGCTCACCCCCGCGCACATCGCCGCGGGCATCGTGGCTCCCGTGGGCCTGCCGCACCCCGGGGTCGAGCTGAGCGTGCGCGACGAGGCCGGCGACGACCTCCCGCCGGGGCGGACGGGCGAGATCCACGTGCGCAGCCCGTACGTCATGGCGGGCTACTGGGGCGACGAGGCGGAGACCCGCGACACCCTGCGGGACGGCTGGCTGCGCACCCGCGACCTCGGCCACGTGGACGCGGCGGGCTTCCTGCACCTGGAGGGCCGCTCGCGGGACGTGGTCATGGTCAACGCGATGGTGGTGTACGCGGGGCCGATCGAGCGGGTGCTGACCGCCCACCCGGACGTGGACGAGGCGTACGTGGTGGGCGCGCCGGACGAGGGCACCGGCGAGGCGGTGCACGCGTTCGTGGTGCCGGCGCCGGGCCGCGTGCCCGACCAGGCCACCTTGGCCGCCCGCGTGCGGGCCGAGCTGGGCGAGGACAGCGTGCCCAAGACGATCACGGTGGTGCCCGGCGTCCCCATCGCCACCAGCGGCAAGCCCGACAAGCGCGCCCTGCTGGCGCAGCACGGAGGAGGGCTGTTCTGA
- a CDS encoding NAD(P)-binding domain-containing protein has translation MADHTLDYLVIGAGPAGLQLGHFLHRAGRSHLILEAGSGPGQFFRTFPRHRTLISINKKHTGWQDPELNLRMDWNSLLSDEPGLLFTRYSDRYFPHADDMVRYLGDFAESCGLPIAYGSRVIRVDRPDDFRVTTQDGRTYRARRVVVATGVTLPNIPPIPGIETADLYGTASTDPADYLGQRVLIIGKGNSAFETADNLVETAAVIHVAGPHSVRMAWRTHYVGHLRAVNNSLLDTYQLKSQNALLDGDIRRIERQPDGTFRVTVAFARVNEVTKDIPYDRVIVCTGFRFDSSIFADDCRPETAINGRFPALTPAYESVNVPELYFAGTITQSRDFKRGTSGFIHGFRYGVRALHRIMEARHHGVPWPARRLPADPAALAAAVIERVNRTSALWQQFGLLADVIVLDGDGTARYLEELPHDLQGPPIGERGHFAITLEYGPGHDQVDPFDIEVARISQSDSARAHEGHYLHPVVRHHLPGRPVAAHHVTENLENEWDSPEVHVEPLRAFLAARTARVPA, from the coding sequence GTGGCGGACCACACCCTCGACTACCTGGTGATCGGCGCCGGACCCGCGGGCCTGCAACTCGGCCACTTCCTGCACCGGGCGGGCCGGAGCCACCTCATCCTGGAGGCAGGCTCCGGGCCGGGCCAGTTCTTCCGCACCTTCCCGCGCCATCGCACGCTCATCTCGATCAACAAGAAGCACACCGGATGGCAGGACCCGGAGCTCAACCTCCGGATGGACTGGAACTCCCTGCTGTCCGACGAGCCCGGCCTGCTGTTCACCCGCTACAGCGACCGCTACTTCCCGCACGCCGACGACATGGTGCGCTACCTGGGCGACTTCGCCGAGTCGTGCGGGCTGCCCATCGCCTACGGCTCCCGGGTGATCCGGGTGGACCGGCCGGACGACTTCCGGGTGACGACGCAGGACGGCCGCACGTACCGGGCCCGCCGGGTCGTCGTCGCGACGGGCGTCACCCTGCCGAACATCCCGCCCATCCCGGGCATCGAGACGGCCGACCTGTACGGCACCGCCTCCACCGACCCGGCCGACTACCTGGGACAGCGGGTGCTGATCATCGGCAAGGGCAACTCGGCGTTCGAGACGGCCGACAACCTCGTCGAGACGGCGGCGGTCATCCACGTGGCGGGGCCGCACTCCGTCCGCATGGCCTGGCGCACCCACTACGTCGGCCACCTGCGCGCGGTCAACAACAGCCTGCTCGACACCTACCAGCTCAAGTCGCAGAACGCGCTGCTCGACGGCGACATCAGGCGCATCGAGCGGCAGCCGGACGGCACGTTCCGGGTCACGGTGGCCTTCGCCCGGGTCAACGAGGTCACCAAGGACATCCCGTACGACCGGGTGATCGTCTGCACGGGCTTCCGCTTCGACTCCTCGATCTTCGCCGACGACTGCCGGCCGGAGACTGCGATCAACGGCAGGTTCCCGGCGCTCACGCCCGCGTACGAGTCGGTCAACGTCCCCGAGCTGTACTTCGCCGGCACCATCACCCAGTCGCGCGACTTCAAGCGCGGCACCAGCGGCTTCATCCACGGCTTCCGGTACGGCGTGCGCGCCCTGCACCGGATCATGGAGGCCCGCCACCACGGCGTGCCCTGGCCGGCCAGGCGGCTGCCCGCCGATCCGGCGGCGCTCGCGGCGGCGGTCATCGAGCGGGTCAACCGCACCTCGGCCCTGTGGCAGCAGTTCGGCCTGCTGGCCGACGTGATCGTGCTGGACGGCGACGGCACCGCCCGCTACCTGGAGGAGCTGCCGCACGATCTGCAGGGCCCGCCGATCGGCGAGCGCGGCCACTTCGCGATCACCCTGGAGTACGGCCCCGGCCACGACCAGGTGGACCCGTTCGACATCGAGGTCGCCCGCATCAGCCAGAGCGACTCAGCCCGCGCGCACGAGGGCCACTACCTGCACCCGGTCGTCCGGCACCACCTCCCGGGCCGCCCCGTCGCCGCCCACCACGTCACGGAGAACCTGGAGAACGAGTGGGACTCCCCCGAGGTCCACGTCGAGCCGCTGCGGGCCTTCCTCGCCGCGCGGACGGCCCGCGTGCCCGCGTGA
- a CDS encoding cytochrome P450 translates to MLIILLAGAALLAGLASLPWWLPDRIVALRVRVFERINGDEGIPVPGDLVGIEHFERVYAHPAAGGRSKGAALSDVFWYWLSPGPEMHQEHLEAGDVYDAVARVTRRLLAVRRAEAEELARRCAGRALRDVRGLVRLRDLMIPLWAEFSYELVFAEPCPRRARDLITANAADVAASLKCTRLRHLGRRTRLTAYLLRNLHRVRLPLPEGLTPRQQAYYLHGAFFTTAVVQLSEAMAHLLLVLARHPGVQERVRTGDDHYLDQVIAETMRLYPLFGIAHRITTGDIALDEHTTIPAGSVLCFNYPAFHHAGCPDPDRFDPDRFAGPGAKRLNHIPFGVAANRPCPAWRLAPIVMRVVTREVLGRYVLDSSVPHTRSMPHRGPCLLTPRGAPHRPGPALAYLRVRDRWEEVWRGLAQLVLGTYMVWDARRLRLCERHFTSDGSDGPDGSEDRYARPGSRHGS, encoded by the coding sequence ATGCTGATCATCCTGCTCGCCGGGGCCGCCCTGCTGGCCGGGCTGGCGAGCCTGCCGTGGTGGCTGCCGGACCGGATCGTGGCGCTGCGCGTGCGCGTGTTCGAGCGGATCAACGGGGACGAGGGCATCCCGGTGCCCGGCGACCTCGTCGGCATCGAGCACTTCGAGCGCGTGTACGCGCACCCGGCGGCCGGCGGGCGCAGCAAGGGCGCGGCGTTGTCGGACGTGTTCTGGTACTGGCTCTCGCCCGGCCCCGAGATGCACCAGGAGCACCTGGAGGCGGGCGACGTCTACGACGCCGTGGCCCGGGTGACGCGCCGTCTGCTCGCCGTGCGCCGCGCGGAGGCGGAGGAGCTGGCCCGGCGCTGCGCCGGCCGCGCGTTGCGGGACGTGCGCGGCCTGGTGCGGCTGCGGGACCTGATGATCCCGCTGTGGGCGGAGTTCTCCTACGAGCTGGTCTTCGCCGAGCCCTGCCCGCGCCGGGCGCGCGACCTCATCACCGCCAACGCCGCCGACGTCGCCGCCTCCCTCAAGTGCACGCGCCTGCGGCACCTGGGGCGCCGCACCCGCCTGACCGCCTACCTCCTGCGCAACCTGCACCGGGTGCGCCTGCCCCTCCCCGAGGGCCTGACGCCGCGGCAGCAGGCGTATTACCTGCACGGCGCCTTCTTCACCACCGCCGTCGTGCAGCTGTCGGAGGCCATGGCCCACCTGCTGCTGGTCCTGGCCCGGCACCCCGGCGTGCAGGAGCGGGTGCGCACGGGCGACGACCACTACCTCGACCAGGTGATCGCCGAGACGATGCGGCTGTATCCGCTCTTCGGCATCGCCCACCGCATCACCACCGGCGACATCGCGCTCGACGAGCACACCACGATCCCCGCCGGCTCGGTGCTCTGCTTCAACTACCCCGCCTTCCACCACGCCGGCTGCCCCGACCCGGACCGGTTCGACCCGGACCGGTTCGCGGGGCCCGGCGCGAAGCGGCTCAACCACATCCCGTTCGGCGTCGCGGCCAACCGGCCGTGTCCCGCCTGGCGGCTGGCGCCCATCGTCATGCGGGTGGTGACGCGCGAGGTCCTGGGCCGTTACGTGCTGGACTCCTCGGTCCCGCACACCCGGTCCATGCCGCATCGCGGGCCCTGCCTGCTCACCCCGCGCGGCGCTCCCCACAGGCCCGGCCCGGCGCTGGCGTACCTGCGCGTGCGCGACCGCTGGGAGGAGGTCTGGCGCGGCCTCGCGCAGCTCGTCCTCGGCACGTACATGGTCTGGGACGCGCGCAGGCTGCGGCTGTGCGAGCGCCATTTCACCTCTGACGGCTCTGACGGCCCCGATGGCTCGGAGGACAGGTATGCACGTCCTGGCTCACGTCACGGCTCCTGA
- a CDS encoding cation:proton antiporter: MHVLAHVTAPDTNLALVLKVLPALVVLLIAAAVCGRLAQLVMQPRVLGEMVAGVLLGPTLFGWLFPEAQAALFPPEVRPVLYVLSTIGLTLYMFLVGAGIEHGGQTPGEVRRAGVLAASGILPSLVLGAATGLLLYDLLSRPDVPPFQFALFVGGALSLTAFPMLARILYERGLQNTPIGRLTLMAASIDDALAWCVLALLSAMHLGTGPGGALPTIALTAAFAVVMLKVVAPLLRPLGRSVARTGRLGPTAMYVVILVPLAAGWVTDWIGVYSVFGGFFAGLAMPRDPAFRQALHSRMMELVSTLLLPTFFTFSGLNTQLGGIAGGAMLGAFGLILVAGFVGKYFGCSLAMRGIGFGRRESYAVGALMNARGLMILIFINIGLAQGMITQELFAMLVLVAVLTTAGALPLYKLALPDRLEAGAKSAQDAGAEPVEAPSRVS, encoded by the coding sequence ATGCACGTCCTGGCTCACGTCACGGCTCCTGACACGAATCTCGCGCTGGTGCTCAAGGTCCTGCCCGCCCTGGTCGTGCTGCTGATCGCGGCGGCGGTCTGCGGGCGGCTGGCCCAGTTGGTGATGCAGCCGCGCGTGCTCGGCGAGATGGTCGCCGGCGTGCTGCTCGGGCCGACGCTGTTCGGCTGGCTGTTCCCCGAGGCGCAGGCGGCGCTCTTCCCGCCCGAGGTGCGGCCCGTCCTGTACGTGCTGAGCACCATCGGCCTGACCCTCTACATGTTCCTCGTCGGCGCCGGCATCGAGCACGGCGGCCAGACACCCGGCGAGGTGCGCAGGGCGGGCGTGCTGGCCGCGTCGGGCATCCTCCCGTCGCTGGTGCTCGGCGCCGCCACCGGCCTGCTGCTGTACGACCTGCTGTCGCGGCCCGACGTGCCGCCGTTCCAGTTCGCCCTGTTCGTCGGGGGCGCGCTGTCGCTGACAGCCTTCCCCATGCTGGCCAGGATCCTGTACGAGCGGGGCCTGCAGAACACCCCCATCGGCCGGCTCACCCTCATGGCGGCCTCCATCGACGACGCGCTGGCCTGGTGCGTCCTGGCGCTCCTGTCGGCCATGCACCTCGGCACCGGCCCCGGCGGCGCGCTGCCCACGATCGCGCTGACCGCGGCGTTCGCCGTCGTGATGCTGAAGGTGGTGGCCCCGCTGCTGCGCCCGCTGGGCAGGTCCGTGGCGCGCACCGGCCGGTTAGGCCCGACCGCCATGTACGTCGTCATCCTCGTCCCGCTCGCCGCCGGCTGGGTGACGGACTGGATCGGCGTGTACTCGGTGTTCGGCGGCTTCTTCGCGGGCCTGGCGATGCCCCGGGACCCCGCGTTCCGCCAGGCGTTGCACAGCCGGATGATGGAGCTCGTCTCGACGCTGCTGCTGCCCACCTTCTTCACCTTCTCCGGGCTGAACACCCAGCTCGGCGGTATCGCGGGCGGCGCCATGCTGGGGGCGTTCGGGCTGATCCTGGTGGCCGGGTTCGTCGGGAAGTACTTCGGGTGCTCGCTGGCGATGCGGGGCATCGGGTTCGGCAGGCGGGAGTCGTACGCGGTGGGCGCCCTGATGAACGCCCGCGGCCTGATGATCCTCATCTTCATCAACATCGGCCTGGCCCAGGGCATGATCACGCAGGAGCTGTTCGCCATGCTGGTGCTCGTGGCCGTGCTCACCACCGCCGGCGCCCTGCCCCTGTACAAGCTGGCCCTGCCCGACCGGCTGGAGGCCGGCGCCAAGTCGGCGCAGGATGCCGGGGCGGAGCCGGTCGAAGCCCCGTCCAGGGTCTCCTGA
- a CDS encoding response regulator transcription factor: MAGTSGTAGPPARRLLLVEDDRELGNMLVGLFTEQGYAVDLAPEGQRGLHLALSRDYDVLVVDRGLPALDGIDLVRRLRRQAVTAPVLVLTAFGSVADRVTGLDAGAEDYLVKPFEIDELLARVRALHRRNLDLAGLLPLGAGWLDPEAHLVRLPSGEQVTLSGQECRLLSELAARPRQVHTRRSLRQRVFDGANKESIVDTYVYYLRNKLGSGVVCTVRGVGYRLGAL, from the coding sequence GTGGCTGGGACATCAGGCACGGCCGGCCCACCCGCACGCCGGCTGTTGCTCGTCGAGGACGACCGCGAACTGGGGAACATGCTGGTCGGCCTGTTCACCGAGCAGGGTTACGCCGTCGATCTGGCGCCGGAGGGGCAGCGCGGGCTGCACCTGGCGCTGTCCCGCGACTACGACGTGCTCGTCGTCGACCGCGGCCTGCCCGCCCTCGACGGCATCGACCTGGTACGGCGGCTGCGCCGGCAGGCGGTCACCGCGCCGGTGCTGGTGCTCACCGCCTTCGGCTCGGTCGCCGACCGGGTGACCGGGCTGGACGCGGGCGCCGAGGACTACCTGGTCAAGCCGTTCGAGATCGACGAGCTGCTGGCCAGGGTGCGCGCCCTGCACCGCCGCAACCTCGACCTGGCCGGCCTGCTGCCGCTCGGCGCGGGCTGGCTGGACCCCGAGGCCCACCTGGTCCGCCTGCCGTCCGGGGAGCAGGTGACGCTGTCCGGCCAGGAGTGCAGGCTGCTCAGCGAGCTGGCGGCCAGGCCCCGGCAGGTGCACACCCGCAGGTCGCTGCGCCAGCGGGTCTTCGACGGGGCCAACAAGGAGTCGATCGTGGACACCTACGTGTACTACCTGCGCAACAAGCTCGGCTCCGGCGTCGTGTGCACCGTGCGAGGGGTGGGCTACCGCCTGGGTGCGTTGTGA